Part of the Bacteroidota bacterium genome, TTGACTGGGTAATTAACGGATTCTATCACGGAAATTACGTGAAGTCGGAGATTAATTTAAAAAATGCAATGCGCGTTGCAACTTATCAAATTTTATTTCTACAAAAAATACCGCACCATGCAGCAGTCAACGAAGCAGTCGAGTTTATTAAACGGCTCAATGGTGAGAAAGCTGCTAATCTTGTAAATGCAGTTCTTCGTACTATAATCCGTAACATTGACGAAATAAAGTTTCCTGACCCTGCCACAGATACGGTACATTATTTGGGCGTTTACTATGCACATCCAACGTGGATGGTAAAAAAATGGTTGGCACGTTTTGGATTTGAAGAAACTCAGAAACTTCTACTAGCGAACAATCAGATCCCCGAAATTACAATTCGTATTAACCGGTTAAAAATTGAACCTGCAAAATTTTTGTCATCTCTTGAAGAATCGAAGTTATCATATCAAGGGTCTGAGTATATCGATTATTATCTCAGAGTGCGGAACCTTTCCGAACTGTCGGAGTTGAATTATTTCCAAAGTGGATACTTTACAATTCAGGACGAAAGCGCCGCCCTGCCATCAATTTTATTGAACCCGCAACCGTGCGAACGTGTGATTGATATGTGTGCTGCCCCGGGCGGAAAAACCACACACCTTGCTGAGTTGATGAAAAATTCAGGTAAAATTATCGCGATAGATAAGTATGACCATAAATTGAATCTCATCCGTACAAGTTGTGATCGGCTTGGGATTGATATAGTCGATTATGTTGTCGGCGATGCAAGCGAACTTGAATTAGAAAGTGCCGACAAAATTTTAGTTGATGTTCCTTGTTCCGGACTCGGTGTTTTGCGGAAAAAACCGGATATAAAGTGGAAACGAGAACCCGATGATTTACTAAAATTGAACGTCTTTCAAACCGGACTGCTTAATAATGCAGCAAAATTATTGAAACCGGGAGGCGCTATTGTTTACAGTACTTGCACAACAGAGCCGGAAGAAAATTTTAACTTAATACAAGATTTTTTAAAAAAACATACTGATTTTTATATAGATAACGCTTCGAAGTATGTTAATCAAGCATTGGTGAATTCAAACGGTTGTGTGGAAACCTTTACTTATAAACATCACATGGATGGTTCGTTTGCAGTCCGGCTTGTAAAATCTTCGCAACTTTCAGACAAATAATTAACAATGAATTATAAAGGATAAACAATGCAGCTAATGAAGGCAGTCGTTAAAGAAAAACCGTTCCCCGGCAAAGAATGGCACAAAGGTTTTAAATTAGTTCAGAAAGAAATTCCGGAAGTAAAGAAGCCCGATGAAGTAAAAATTAAAGTAATTGCAACTGCGATTTGTGGAACCGATGTTGGAATTTATAACGCTAAAGATTCACTCAAAGACTCGATGATGATTTTAGACACCCCGGACGTTATTGTCGGGCACGAGTTCAGCGGCAAAATTGTCGATGCTGGCGCAAAGGCAAAGCTTCAACTTGCACAGATGTTGATCGATCAGGTAAAAGCTAGTTCTGTCATTAAAAAATTTGTTGGCAGACGCAGTCCTATACAGCTTGCAAGCGATCCGAACTTCTTCACATTTTTAGAAAAATATATTTACTGTTCTGCCGAAATGCATGTAACCTGCGGTAAATGCGTTCAATGTAAAGCTGGCGACTTTCACGTTTGTAAGAATACAATTATCAGAGGATTACATGGCAATGGTTCGTATGCTGAATACCTGACATTGCCCGTCGAGAATATTCGATTATTCTATAAAACAGATGTTCCCCTCGAAGTAATCGCCTTTATGGATGCTATCGGAAACGCAACGCATACTGTGCAATCGGTTGATGTTAAAGGGAAATCGGTAGCGATATTAGGTTGCGGAGTCCAGGGACTAATGGCGACTGCCGTTGCAAAATATCTCGGTGCAAAAAAAATATTTGTTACTGATGCATCGCACGGCGAGTTCACTCACGACAAGTTAGAAAATTCCCGATTCCGACTTGCGCGACTTTATGGTGCAAAGCATTGTTTCGATGTTTCGATTGACCGTGAGAAAGAAAAATTTTACAAAACAGTTTTAGAAGAAACTAACAATGCCGGTGTTGATGCTGTTATTGAAATGTCGGGTAACTACAAAGCTTACGAAGATGCTTTTAAAGTCGTTAGGATGGGTGGAATAATATCTTTGCTGGGTATCCCGGGTGGACAGATGGTAACCGATTTTGCAAAGCACATCATATTTCCCGGTGTAACAATTAAAGGCATTATCGGTCGGAGAGTCTGGGACACGTGGGATGTTATGACCGAAATCCTGAAAAAAGGGCTTGCCAAAAAATTTGTTAAAACGGGATTCATAACGCACGATTTACCTCTCGAAAAAGTTGATGAAGGCATCAATGCCATAATAAAAGGCGACGCGCTGAAGGTTATACTGAGACCGTGAGTTGCAAAACGGCGAAGGGATGAATAAACGACTCGGTGAGTGCGAGAAGAGTGATTCTATCTTTATTTTTAATAGGAGAATAGGAATGGATAACAATAATCCGCCGAGGCGGATAGCTTTATTTAAAGGAAAACAAATCCGAAGAATAATTCATAATAATGAATGGTATTTCTCGGTTATCGATATCATTGCAGCACTGACCGACAGCGAGAATCCGAGGGATTATTGGTATAAAATGAAAATTCGTGTTAAAGATGAGGACGGAGTTGAACTGTCGACATTTTGTCGACAGTTGAAATTATTAGCTCCGGATGGGAAAATGAGAGAAACGGATTGTTCTGATACTGAAAGTTTATTCCGTTTAATCCAGTCAATTCCATCGCCTAAAGCAGAACCGTTTAAACGCTGGTTGGCTAAAGTCGGTTACGAACGTGTACAAGAAATTGAAAACCCTGAATTAGCCACAAAACGGACACGAACGTTCTACAAACTCAAAGGTTATCCCGATGATTGGATAGAAAAACGAATGCGCGGAATTGCCATCAGAGAAGAACTTACAGACGAGTGGCAAAAACGTGGAGCCTGAGAAAAAAAAGATTATGAAATTTTAACTTCTGAAATTTCGAAAGCAACCTTCGGTGTTACACCGTCGCAGTATAAAAAGTTAAAAAGATTAAAACGGGAAAACCTCCGCGACCACATGGATGACCTCGAATTGATTTTTCAATGTTGGGTGAACGAGCAACGACTGAAATCCATCGCACAGAAGATTCACACGGCGTTCCTAAATTAAAGGTAGATGCAAAAGCCGGAGGAGATATTGCCGGTAATGCGAGGAAACAATTAGAATAGAAGTTAGGTAAATCAATCGTCTCAAAAGATAATTACTTGAAAAAATCTAAACGCATCAAACGCTTAAAGAGTGAGAGAGGCAAATAATATTTGATATTAACTCAAAAAAGAAATACGAAATTATGACGATGTAGGGATTATAGAGTCAGACTCATCACAATAAACACTATACGCTCACTGTTCCTCGCACACCGCCCACATCTCGTTGCTCATTGCTCAACACTCTCTCCGTTTGTGTTTTTACACAAAAATTTTATATATTTTACACACCAATCAAGTATTATCCTCTGTTCTTCAATTTTAATCACAATTTAAATCGGAAAAATGGTCAAAGGTATTGGAGTTGATATTGTCGACATCGATAGGTTTAAGAATATCAATAACGATCAGGATTTCATTAATCAGATTTTAAATGATTACGAAATACCTGTCGTGCTAACTCGTATT contains:
- the rsmB gene encoding 16S rRNA (cytosine(967)-C(5))-methyltransferase RsmB; translation: MTLTDQQNIYEGVRGTSIKILNRIERTDAYLDKLLDAELRSKDLSDLDKSLLNEIVHGVIRWRSRLDWVINGFYHGNYVKSEINLKNAMRVATYQILFLQKIPHHAAVNEAVEFIKRLNGEKAANLVNAVLRTIIRNIDEIKFPDPATDTVHYLGVYYAHPTWMVKKWLARFGFEETQKLLLANNQIPEITIRINRLKIEPAKFLSSLEESKLSYQGSEYIDYYLRVRNLSELSELNYFQSGYFTIQDESAALPSILLNPQPCERVIDMCAAPGGKTTHLAELMKNSGKIIAIDKYDHKLNLIRTSCDRLGIDIVDYVVGDASELELESADKILVDVPCSGLGVLRKKPDIKWKREPDDLLKLNVFQTGLLNNAAKLLKPGGAIVYSTCTTEPEENFNLIQDFLKKHTDFYIDNASKYVNQALVNSNGCVETFTYKHHMDGSFAVRLVKSSQLSDK
- a CDS encoding zinc-binding dehydrogenase, with the protein product MQLMKAVVKEKPFPGKEWHKGFKLVQKEIPEVKKPDEVKIKVIATAICGTDVGIYNAKDSLKDSMMILDTPDVIVGHEFSGKIVDAGAKAKLQLAQMLIDQVKASSVIKKFVGRRSPIQLASDPNFFTFLEKYIYCSAEMHVTCGKCVQCKAGDFHVCKNTIIRGLHGNGSYAEYLTLPVENIRLFYKTDVPLEVIAFMDAIGNATHTVQSVDVKGKSVAILGCGVQGLMATAVAKYLGAKKIFVTDASHGEFTHDKLENSRFRLARLYGAKHCFDVSIDREKEKFYKTVLEETNNAGVDAVIEMSGNYKAYEDAFKVVRMGGIISLLGIPGGQMVTDFAKHIIFPGVTIKGIIGRRVWDTWDVMTEILKKGLAKKFVKTGFITHDLPLEKVDEGINAIIKGDALKVILRP